The following proteins come from a genomic window of Andrena cerasifolii isolate SP2316 chromosome 6, iyAndCera1_principal, whole genome shotgun sequence:
- the LOC143370030 gene encoding LOW QUALITY PROTEIN: uncharacterized protein LOC143370030 (The sequence of the model RefSeq protein was modified relative to this genomic sequence to represent the inferred CDS: deleted 1 base in 1 codon; substituted 1 base at 1 genomic stop codon) — translation METETSCDDPQFMNMLETCLRGEIDKANNTLLGLVAELKELKVKMQSQLRRRKDLKERIANMQENRLSLTAVSNMYVGPVHXLHASLNYSSCVKFNNNLRLVYSRQHHRYANELSDQTELVMLNLDNDYKILQLERQHHRGILKEYEKTWLDYQARYEEFPMAKRRREARIKLQKLRIEEMLLGQRICKFEKISRQRGQVGWLRLRGKIVEFCRLVSNSRKLDLTLEDLLECVVRRREELSSVDRELALRAKTREEEKSARALKLLEMPPPTVNFSYMRTIYGRRSKNGPVDGWKRNDENSIDTLSVDTMMLEEMCLSDEKPRAALRQNWDRVPYSRNGANEGAWPAASSPCPSREQEEMERDEAASEMDENMGPEAIDSQLDEEAEEAEELEQEQAEEVPLPSGARRDKQTVAEVRLGDGEDPPPKRAKLIGDEDNAGAPMMGTISAPSERKREQISDAAAGPRITKVVPVRYEASPMPKMKRGNLKLSIGSKGSQLARSSPSPKFTKADTSHYVSPMPKLNQANPNPASMFTPHRYDFSDNSNMSFYLDNVAGLKGSCFLIRHLSSSANSLVDSSSRGPNIPVRWFCTRPLRVLQHLQATG, via the exons ATGGAGACAGAAACAAGCTGCGACGATCCGCAATTCATGAATATGCTGGAGACTTGTCTACGCGGAGAAATTGACAAGGCGAATAACACATTGTTAG GTCTCGTGGCGGAGCTAAAAGAATTGAAGGTAAAAATGCAGTCGCAATTGCGAAGGAGGAAAGACCTGAAGGAGAGGATCGCAAACATGCAGGAGAATAGGCTGTCCTTAACGGCCGTTTCGAACATGTATGTTGGGCCAGTGCATTAACTCCACGCTAGTTTAAATTATTCGAGCtgcgtgaaatttaataataatctgCGGCTCGTGTACTCGCGGCAG CACCACAGGTACGCGAACGAGTTGTCCGACCAAACGGAGCTAGTGATGCTAAACCTGGACAACGATTACAAGATCCTGCAGCTCGAGCGTCAGCATCACCGCGGTATTCTTAAAGAATACGAGAAAACCTGGCTGGACTATCAA GCAAGGTACGAGGAATTTCCCATGGCAAAACGCAGGAGGGAAGCTAGGATAAAGTTGCAGAAGCTTCGTATCGAGGAGATGCTGCTGGGGCAGAGGATCTGCAAGTTTGAAAAGATATCGCGACAGAGAGGACAGGTCGGGTGGTTGCGATTACGCGGGAAGATCGTCGAGTTCTGCCGCTTAGTTTCGAATAGCAGGAAGCTTGATCTGACACTCGAGGATTTGCTCGAATGCGTCGTGCGTCGCAGGGAAGAGTTGAGCAGCGTCGACAGAGAG CTGGCGCTGAGAGCGAAGACGCGGGAAGAGGAGAAGAGCGCTCGCGCGTTGAAACTCTTAGAAATGCCACCTCCCACGGTCAATTTCTCCTACATGCGGACGATCTACGGGCGCAGATCGAAAAATGGCCCTGTGGACGGCTGGAAGCGAAACGACGAGAATTCCATAG ACACCCTGTCCGTGGACACGATGATGCTGGAGGAGATGTGTCTGTCGGACGAGAAGCCGAGAGCAGCCCTCCGCCAGAACTGGGACCGAGTTCCGTACAGCAGGAACGGTGCGAACGAGGGTGCGTGGCCGGCTGCTAGTAGTCCTTGCCCGAGCAGGGAGCAGGAGGAAATGGAGCGCGACGAGGCAGCCAGCGAGATGGACGAAAACATGGGACCGGAAGCGATCGATTCGCAGCTCGACGAGGAGGCTGAGGAAGCCGAGGAACTGGAGCAGGAACAGGCAGAGGAAGTCCCGTTGCCGTCCGGCGCTCGCAGAGATAAGCAAACTGTGGCGGAGGTTCGCTTGGGGGACGGCGAGGATCCTCCGCCGAAGAGGGCGAAATTGATCGGCGACGAGGATAACGCTGGAGCTCCTATGATGGGTACGATCAGCGCTCCAtcggagagaaagagggagcagATAAGCGACGCAGCTGCTGGGCCCAGGATCACGAAGGTCGTGCCTGTTCGTTACGAAGCATCGCCCATGCCGAAGATGAAGCGGGGGAACCTTAAGCTATCTA TTGGTTCCAAAGGTAGCCAGCTGGCTCGTTCATCTCCTAGCCCAAAGTTCACCAAGGCTGACACGTCCCACTACGTGTCTCCAATGCCGAAGCTGAACCAAGCGAACCCTAACCCAGCCAGTATGTTCACCCCTCACCGCTACGACTTCTCCGACAACAGCAACATGAGCTTCTACTTGGACAACGTGGCTGGCCTGAAAGGTAGCTGCTTCCTAATCCGCCACTTAAGCTCCTCCGCCAATTCACTCGTTGATTCTTCCAGCAGAGGACCAAATATCCCTGTACGGTGGTTCTGCACGCGACCTCTGCGAGTGCTCCAACATCTCCAGGCCACTGGGTAA